In Taeniopygia guttata chromosome 2, bTaeGut7.mat, whole genome shotgun sequence, one genomic interval encodes:
- the GCM2 gene encoding chorion-specific transcription factor GCMb, whose protein sequence is MKLTWDINDPKLPQEPKHFDTFQEWPDGYVRLIYSSEEKNAQRHLSGWAMRNTNNHNCQILKKSCLGVVVCARSCALPGGARLQLRPAICDKARQKQQKKACPNCNSALELIPCRGHSGYPVTNFWRLDGKAIFFQAKGVHDHPRPESKLEAEARRSAIKKQMSSYHHSQKKRTLNSEAGRYPDSSGYTNNLQNFHCMDGPERVGIFTDTSFSVPAQSYPSLQNADLYKAPYDSASFQEDQLSPYPPKCPNPRIYMPMPCSYEFGVPTFISSSPYPTFYKDLPSPAIDADPLSLNGSHYNAVTPHDKSFDNPGRHYGLKPAWGKTSIGDRSDYGQMATSAPHPYCSGDYPCRYSPSPAPMAPPLQTVITTTTKVSYQAYKPPALKYSDNLCDVKNLQSYTHVAENISGAVYSGMKIQEDFGMIKSALLYQHDSIPTKSKPAESVESYRYGLPLGNSFAEHEGQALRFESAEY, encoded by the exons GAGCCCAAGCACTTCGACACCTTCCAGGAGTGGCCCGATGGCTACGTGCGGCTCATCTACTCGAGCGAGGAGAAGAACGCGCAGCGACACCTCAGCGGCTGGGCCATGCGCAACACCAACAACCACAACTGCCAGATCCTCAAGAAGTCCTGCCTGGGCGTGGTGGTGTGTGCCCGGAGCTGCGCTCTGCCCGGCGGCGCCAGGCTGCAGCTGCGCCCCGCCATATGCGACAAGGCTCGGCAGAAGCAGCAAA AGAAAGCCTGCCCCAACTGTAACTCTGCCCTCGAGTTGATTCCTTGCCGAGGACACAGTGGCTACCCGGTCACAAACTTCTGGAGGCTTGATGGCAAAGCAATATTTTTCCAG GCTAAAGGAGTCCATGACCACCCCCGGCCAGAGAGTAAACTGGAGGCAGAGGCAAGAAGAAGTGCAATTAAGAAGCAAATGTCCTCTTATCACCACTCCCAGAAAAAGAGAACTCTAAATTCAGAG GCAGGAAGGTACCCTGACAGCAGTGGTTACACCAATAACCTACAGAATTTTCACTGCATGGATGGCCCAGAAAGAGTCGGTATCTTCACAGACACCAGTTTTTCAGTTCCAGCCCAGTCTTACCCTTCGCTGCAGAATGCAGACCTCTACAAGGCACCTTACGACTCAGCCAGCTTCCAAGAGGACCAGCTATCACCATACCCTCCTAAATGCCCAAATCCAAGGATCTACATGCCCATGCCATGTAGTTATGAGTTTGGAGTTCCTACCTTTATAAGCTCTAGTCCTTACCCAACATTTTACAAAGATCTGCCCAGTCCTGCCATTGATGCAGACCCCCTCAGTCTGAACGGGTCTCACTACAACGCTGTGACCCCCCATGATAAGAGCTTTGATAACCCTGGCAGACATTACGGACTGAAACCAGCGTGGGGGAAAACCAGCATCGGAGACCGGAGTGACTACGGGCAGATGGCAACAAGTGCTCCCCACCCTTACTGCAGTGGGGACTATCCCTGCAGGtacagccccagccccgctcccatGGCCCCACCACTGCAGACAgtcatcaccaccaccaccaaggTGTCCTACCAGGCCTACAAGCCACCCGCACTGAAATACAGTGACAACCTCTGTGACGTGAAAAACCTCCAGAGCTACACCCATGTGGCAGAAAACATCTCGGGTGCTGTCTATTCAGGGATGAAGATTCAGGAAGACTTTGGAATGATAAAGTCAGCTTTGCTCTACCAGCATGACTCCATCCCCACAAAATCCAAACCAGCCGAGAGTGTGGAGAGCTATCGGTATGGGCTCCCTCTGGGGAACAGCTTTGCTGAGCATGAAGGCCAGGCCCTAAGGTTTGAGAGTGCTGAATATTGA